The following are from one region of the Paenibacillus sp. JZ16 genome:
- a CDS encoding phosphotransferase enzyme family protein has translation MNDFFQFVTEEQRCALLDKAKRVAISALQQYNLRWVEIEYIGISDTITYRVRTSLDKTYLLRIHSDRRCSHEIDLELQFLDALITAGIKVPTGITTPSGLRWLKIGTEDGFTSTHVTVMKWVEGVHVHEALTEDQAYQVGVLMARMHETALDFKSSSDLRKPVWGMNSYKEALAKLERYAGTFLSEVSWSLYQLAAEKVISQLDHMKADDCNYGLIHADLHLGNVVFEGEVPHPIDFGRCGYGFFLYDLAAVMLSLVPYQRFKVLQGYESIRLLGSDYFQSLECFFIMIMMENYSHHASNPRETESIKGEQIYALAYIHEYLHGRPFLLNVVEPIEIDDAPISS, from the coding sequence ATGAATGATTTTTTTCAATTTGTAACAGAAGAACAACGATGTGCGCTGCTCGATAAAGCCAAAAGGGTTGCAATATCGGCACTTCAGCAATATAACCTGAGATGGGTTGAGATTGAATATATCGGTATTTCGGACACGATTACATATCGAGTTAGGACGAGCTTAGATAAAACATACTTGTTGAGAATCCATTCGGATCGACGGTGCAGTCATGAAATAGACTTAGAGCTTCAATTCCTGGATGCCCTTATTACAGCAGGTATCAAAGTGCCGACAGGTATAACCACTCCAAGTGGGTTAAGATGGTTGAAAATCGGTACGGAGGATGGATTCACCTCCACCCATGTCACCGTGATGAAATGGGTGGAGGGTGTGCATGTCCATGAAGCACTTACAGAAGATCAAGCTTATCAGGTAGGTGTCTTGATGGCCAGAATGCATGAAACTGCACTTGACTTCAAAAGTTCTTCTGATCTTCGTAAGCCCGTATGGGGGATGAACAGTTATAAAGAAGCGCTCGCCAAGCTGGAACGGTATGCGGGAACTTTTTTGTCGGAAGTCTCATGGTCACTGTATCAACTCGCAGCTGAAAAAGTTATATCCCAGCTTGATCATATGAAGGCTGATGATTGCAACTACGGTCTCATTCATGCCGATTTACATTTGGGGAATGTAGTATTTGAAGGGGAAGTTCCTCATCCGATTGATTTTGGTAGATGTGGCTACGGTTTTTTTCTTTACGATCTGGCGGCGGTTATGTTATCACTTGTTCCGTACCAAAGATTTAAAGTGCTTCAAGGATATGAAAGCATACGATTGTTGGGATCGGATTATTTTCAGTCTCTGGAGTGTTTTTTCATCATGATCATGATGGAGAATTATAGCCACCATGCCTCCAATCCAAGAGAGACAGAAAGTATAAAGGGTGAGCAAATCTATGCGCTAGCTTATATTCATGAATATTTGCACGGACGCCCGTTTCTGCTGAATGTGGTAGAGCCCATAGAAATAGACGATGCACCAATCTCTAGTTGA
- a CDS encoding CPBP family intramembrane glutamic endopeptidase has product MVIGYMLYHSSGEIIKHGLAGDDAWAIILSRLSLILFVLPFALAAMLTKKKPLYLATGSWGTTIYFPWIFKGPVQDPIWRFMLIFLVVVCSIFSFFIDWGQPHFLVLIGYALSFALINAVLEELLWRGYILSHFVSGFGELKGLGIAGVTFGLYHYHLGFSWPVCLLFSIFGIMMGGVAIRSKGLIPVMVMHFVMNVLFVLSGMIL; this is encoded by the coding sequence ATGGTGATAGGTTATATGCTCTATCATTCTTCTGGTGAAATCATCAAACATGGATTAGCGGGGGACGATGCCTGGGCCATCATCCTATCGAGGTTAAGCCTGATATTATTTGTATTACCCTTTGCACTGGCGGCCATGTTAACGAAGAAAAAACCGTTATACCTTGCCACGGGTTCATGGGGAACAACGATTTATTTTCCATGGATATTCAAAGGCCCGGTACAAGACCCGATCTGGCGTTTCATGCTCATTTTCCTGGTTGTCGTCTGTTCCATTTTTTCATTCTTTATTGACTGGGGACAGCCGCATTTTCTCGTTCTTATCGGTTATGCACTATCATTTGCGCTGATCAATGCCGTCCTTGAGGAGCTGCTGTGGCGGGGATACATACTTAGTCATTTTGTAAGTGGATTTGGTGAGCTGAAAGGGCTCGGCATCGCCGGAGTTACCTTTGGTTTATACCACTACCACCTTGGTTTTTCATGGCCAGTTTGTCTGCTGTTTTCAATCTTTGGGATCATGATGGGTGGCGTGGCTATTCGTTCCAAAGGGTTGATTCCCGTGATGGTTATGCATTTTGTGATGAATGTTTTATTTGTTCTTAGCGGCATGATCCTGTAA
- a CDS encoding RNA polymerase sigma factor: MGRLWDEQFCACFIFIKYFFKKSAGSAFRADVYVFGKEGRVIDAETLITRILQGDQEAFRELVNHYSQHVFHTAYSVLRDAKEAEDASQEVFIQVYKALPQYRSEGFKTWITRITLNKAIDMKRKLSRKPPEQLHGEHDEVLDKLPSRDEDVVSLLVHKERREELREKIKQLPDNHRAIITAFYLEEKNYEQIAAELDVTVKTVESKLYRARQWIRKSWKEEEWK, translated from the coding sequence ATGGGTAGACTATGGGACGAGCAATTTTGCGCTTGCTTTATATTTATTAAATATTTTTTTAAAAAAAGTGCAGGGTCAGCTTTCAGAGCTGACGTCTATGTATTTGGGAAGGAGGGGAGAGTTATTGATGCTGAAACGTTAATCACGCGTATCCTGCAAGGTGATCAAGAAGCCTTTCGGGAACTGGTGAACCATTACAGCCAGCACGTGTTCCATACGGCATACTCGGTCCTGCGGGATGCCAAGGAAGCGGAAGATGCGTCGCAGGAAGTGTTTATTCAAGTATACAAAGCTCTCCCCCAGTACCGATCTGAAGGCTTTAAAACCTGGATTACACGCATCACGCTAAATAAAGCGATTGATATGAAGAGGAAGCTTTCCCGTAAACCGCCGGAGCAGCTGCATGGCGAACATGATGAAGTGCTGGATAAACTCCCTTCCCGGGACGAAGACGTGGTTTCTCTGCTCGTACATAAGGAGAGAAGAGAGGAACTTCGAGAGAAAATTAAACAATTGCCGGACAATCACCGCGCCATTATAACGGCTTTTTATTTGGAAGAGAAAAACTACGAACAAATCGCAGCCGAGCTGGATGTCACGGTCAAGACGGTGGAATCGAAATTATACCGGGCCAGACAATGGATTCGGAAATCTTGGAAGGAGGAGGAATGGAAATGA